The Rufibacter sp. DG15C region ACCACAACAAACAAAACTCTATGTCAAACCTTTACCCCCTAAACTAGATGAAGAAAATTTTATCTATTGTCCTCTTCTGCTTTTTGGCAGTGAGCCAGGCTTTCTCACAAGCCTATGTAGACCCAAAACTGAAAGCCGCGCTTTCTAACAGCCTAACCCCGGTGCAAGTGGTAGTGACCTTTAAAGGAGAAGGCGCCCCTACGTTACTGGACGTTTCTGCCCTTTCGCAGGTAGGTATTCTCAAAGGCTTAACGTTAAGAGCGCTCCCCATTGCCGGGATAGTGGCCACCGCCTCTCAGGTAGAGAGACTGGCTACCAACCCAAGAATTCTCTCCCTGTATTTGAATGAGTCCATGAAGCATGAAAACGACAACGCCACCTCCGTGAGCGGCGTGGTTAAAGTGCGGAATGAGATGGCTTTCACCACCAAAAACGGCGGTTTGCCAGTGACAGGCAATGGCATTGGCGTATTGGTGAATGACAGCGGCGTGGATGGCACGCACCCAGACTTGCAGCTAGGCAAGAACCTGAAGCAGAATGTGACAGCCATTGCTAACCTGAATTCAGTGAACGGCATCTTGCCATATACCCCCATTGAAAACGTTCCAAACTCAGACGCTACCGGCGGACATGGTACCCACGTGGCTGGGATAGTGGGTGGTACAGGTCAGGCTTCTTCTGGTAAGTACACGGGCGTTGCCCCGGGTGCCCATCTGGTAGGCTATGGCTCTGGCGCCGCGTTGCTCATGCTAGATGTTCTTTCTGGTTTTGACTATGCCCTTATCAATCAGTCTATCTACAACATACGCGTTATCACCAACTCTTGGGGTGCCACCGGTGACACAGGCACGGACGTAAACCCAGCTGACCCAATCAACCTGGCGGCGAAGCGTTGCGTGGACAGAAACATTGTAGTGGTGTTCTCTGCCGGTAACTCTGGCCCTAGCTCCAGCACCATCACGGGCAACTACAAAAAAGCGCCGTGGGTGATTTGTGTGGCAAACGGCGAAAAGTCTGGCCGCTTAACGGCTTCTTCCTCTAGAGGGGTGCAAGGCAAAGGTGGTTCTTTCACGTTTGAAGGCAAGTCCTATACCTGGGAGGACCGTCCAACGGTGACCGCCCCGGGCGTTGACATTGTCTCTACGCGTGTTGTTGCCCCGGTTTCTTCGCTCTCCATTGACAAAGATGCCACTACGTTAGAGCCCACGCACGTTCCCTTCTACACCCACATGACCGGCACGTCTATGGCGGCACCGCACGTGGCAGGTATTGTAGCCCTTTTATTGGACGCCAACCCGGCATTAACCGCCGCACAGGTAAAGGAGATTTTGCAACAGACAGCTACTAACATACCAAACAGACAGCCTTGGGAGGTTGGTGCCGGGTATGTGAATGCCTATGCCGCCGTTGATAAAACCTTCAGACCTACTGCTCCTTATGGTTCTTCCCTTAACCTTACCCGAGTATTCAACAGCAATGTGAATGCCAGCAATGAGGCCGAGAACTTTACCATCAACTACAACCCAGCCACTGCCGCCACCAACGTGTACAGATTCAATGTTGCGTCTGGCACCACGGGCATGGAAGCCAAAATCAAAGCTACAGGTCTGGCCGGCGAAACCGGTAACCCCGTGCGTTTGACGCTCATCTCGCCAAGCGGCGTAAGAACCAGCGCGGGTATTCCGGTAACGTTCTCTTTGAGCTATGACCGCGGCGTATCTGTGGCCAACCCAGAGGCCGGCACCTGGACTGCCGAAATCTCTGGCTTGAACGGTGTAGGCTTCCCTGAGACCATCAACGGGGTGGTGAACAAAATGACATCTGCCGGTATTTCTGGCCTATCTGACATTGCCGGTCACCCCGCAGAGGCCTCTATCAAGATGGCGGTGAGTGCCCGTTTGGCAGATGGCTTAGCTGGTGGCGTGTACAGACCAGATGAATTATTGAAGCGTATTGACCTGGCAGATTACCTGATGATGGGCGAAGGCGTTCGTCAGTTCCTGCCTGTGGACGGTTCTTTCACTTTGACAGATGTGAAAGAAAGAAACCTGCTGGCGGAGTCTATTGTGGCCAAGGCCGGTGCCCTGCGTGACCGTGACCAAATATACAACGGCATCATGCTACCAGTGGCCCCAGGTAAGTTCTCACCTAGCGGCAAAGTGAGCAGAGCAGAGATTGCCTACTCCTTGGTACAGGCCCTAGGTTTGCAGAAGTTTGCCTTGGAGCGCAACGGCCAAACCCCTACGGTCATTGTAGACGGCAAGGTGTATCCTATTGAAGACGCGGCCACTATTCCGGCCGGGTTGGAAGGATACGTAAGCGTGGCCTTGGAGATGAACCTCATCAATGCCTACTATGCGGTGACGCAAGGGCCGTATGATTTGCAACCTACCTTACACGCTACGTTTAAACCGTTGCAAGATGTAACCCGCGGCGATTTTGCAGTCATCATTACGCGCACGCACGCGCTGTGGAATGCCGCCACGCAACCTGTGGCCGCTACCAGCACTTCTTCTGCAATAGCCAAGAATGAGCGCGTGTACAGCTACCCTAACCCGTTCTCTGCCAAGACAACGCTTACCTATGCCGTGGCACAAGACGGACCAGTAACCGTAGCTGTGTATGACGTGCTAGGCAACAAAGTACAGTCATTAGTAGCCGAGACTAAAAAGTCTGGTAACTACACTATCAACTTTGACGGAAGCTCACTGCCGGCGGGTACGTATATCTACCGCATAGAAGCAGATAACAAAGTAACTACTAGCCGCGTGGTGTTGGCCAAGTAGTCTTTAGGACCTCTTTCAAACAACCTTTAAAAGGGAGCTACTTTTTGGTAGCTCCCTTTTTGCTTTAGGCTCGGTTCTTCTATGATATAAGGAGACTAAAACAAGCAGTCCGTTTTTAGCCTCTTTCCCAGAAAACAAGCCAAAAACGTCCTATTCCTTCTTTTTCAAATACCGGGTGCTTTAATTCTAAAGGCACTTTCTTGCTTTCCTGCCAAACAAGCGGTAAACTTAATGGGGCAAATGTATTTGCCTGTGAACCTACTCGCTTACCTAACTAACAAACACTTGAAAAGACGTGAATTTATAGGACTGACCGCCATGGGCGTAGGAGGACTGATGTTCGCCAACATCCCAACGTTTGGTCACGAGATTGACCCGGCCCGCGCCCTTGAAACCGTGGACGTGGCCTTGAAGAAACGCCTGGCAGACGTGGCCCTCAACGCCGCGAAAGCCAAAGGCGCCACTTACACCGACGTGCGCATTGGCCGTTACCTGTCGCAGAACATGTTCACCCGTGAGAAGCAGGTGCAGGGCATCAGCACCACGGAGAGCTACGGCGTAGGCGTGCGCGTGATTGCCAACGGTACTTGGGGCTTTGCGGCTACCTCAGACGTGACGGACAAAGGCATTGCCAAAGCCGCCGAGCAGGCCGTGGCCATCGCCAAAGCCAACTCCAAACTGCAGAAAGAGCCCGTAGTACTTGCTCCGCAACAAGGCTTTGGTGAAGTAAGCTGGAAGACGCCTATCAAGCAGAACGCGTTTGCGGTGCCGGTGTCTGAGAAGGCAGACTTGCTTTTAGCTGCCAACGCTGCCGCTTTGGCGGGCGGTGCCAACTTCGTAAACTCGGCGCTGTTCCAAATCAATGAGCAAAAGTACTTCGCGTCTACGGACGGGTCTTACATTGACCAGGACATCCATAGAATCTGGCCTAACTTTACGGTAACCGCCGTAGACAAAGCATCCGGCAAGTTCAAAACAAGAGATGCCTTGAGCGCGCCTATGGGCATGGGCTATGAGTACCTCACGGTAAAGGCGCCTACCATGAAAGGCCCAGAAGGCACCGGTCTTATTGGCTATGACAAATACTATGATATTGTGGCAGACGCTGGTCTGGCCGCCAAACAAGCCCGCGAGAAACTGACGGCCAAGTCGGTGCTAGCTGGTAAATATGACCTAGTCCTAGACCCTAACCACCTGGGTTTGACCATCCACGAATCTGTGGGTCACCCGTTGGAACTGGACCGCGTGCTGGGCTATGAGGCCAACTACGCCGGTACTTCCTTTGCGACGCTGGACAAGTGGAAAACCAAGAACTTCCCGTACGGCAGCAAGCTGGTGAACATCTTCGCAGACAAAGTGCAGGAAGGCTCTCTGGGCGCCGTAGGGTATGATGACGAAGGCGTGAAAACCAAGCGCTGGGACCTCATCAAAGACGGCACCTTGGTAAACTACCAGGCCACCCGCGACCAAGCCCACATCATCGGCGAGAAAGAATCACACGGCTGTTCTTATGCCGACAACTGGAGCTCGGTGCAGTTCCAGCGCATGCCAAACGTGTCGCTGGCGCCCGGCAAAAACAAGCTGAGCGTAGATGAGATGATTAAGGACGTGAAACGCGGCATTTACATTGCGGGTCGCGGTTCTTACTCCATTGACCAACAGCGTTACAACTTCCAGTTTGGGGGTCAGTTGTTCTATGAAATCAAAGACGGCAAGATTGTAGGACCATTAGAGGATGTGGCCTACCAGAGCAACACCCAGGAATTCTGGAATTCCTGCGCGGCTATCTGTGACCAAAGCGACTACCGTATGTTCGGGTCGTTCTTTGACGGCAAAGGCCAACCTAGCCAGGTGAGCGCCGTGTCGCACGGTTCTGCCCATACGCGTTTCAATGGCGTGAACGTGATTAACACTGGTCGTAAAATTTAATTAGAGGGAAACTAGCAGGGCCAGTGACACCATAATGTCTTGTGTCTTGCTACTTACTACGAGATACCAACAATGGCAATACTAAGTAAAGACCAAGCCGAGGCGCTTCTCAAAAAAGCCCTTAGTTATTCAAAAGCCGATGAGTGTGAGGTAAACCTCAGCGGTTACAAAGGCGGCAACATCCGCTACGCCCGCAGCACGGTTTCTACCAGCGGCGAGGAAGAAAACATGTCCCTGGCCGTAGAAGCCCGTTTTGGCAAACGCTCGGGTGTGGCGACCATCAATGAGTTTGATGACGCCTCTCTGGAGAAAGTAGTGCGCCGCGCCGAAGAGGTGGCCCGCATCGCCCCCGAGAGCCCAGAGTACGTGCCTATGCTGGGGCCGCAGACCTACCTGCCCAGCAACGCGTGGTTCAAAAGCACCGCAGACATCAACCCAGAGTACCGCGCTGAGGCCGCCCGCAAAAGCATGGCCCTGGCAGACAGCAAGAAACTGACATCGGCTGGTTTCTGGGAAGACCGCAGTGGCTTTAACGCCAAGATGAACTCTAAAGGCCTGTTCGCCTACAACCAAAGCTCAGACGTGGACTTCTCGGTGACCATGCGCACCGAGGACGGCACCGGCTCTGGCTATGTGACCCGTGATGTGAGCGACGTGAGCAAGCTGGACACGGCGGCCGCCTCGGCCATTGCCGCGCAGAAAGCCATTGGCTCTATGAACGCCAAAGCCATTGAGCCTGGCAAGTACACGGTTATTCTGGAGCCTACAGCCGCTGTAGATTTGTTGCAGAACATGTTCGGGAGCATGGATGCCCGCTCTGCGGAGGAAGGTCGTTCTTTCCTGAGCAAGACCGGCGGGGCCACCAAGCTAGGCGAGAAGATGTTTGACGCACGCGTGACTATCACCTCAGACCCCACTAACCCAGAAATTCCTACCTCAACCTGGGCCGGCGATGGCCGTCCGCACGAGAAGGTGACTTGGATTGACAAAGGTGTTATTAAGCAGATGCCCTACTCGCGCTTCTGGGCCCAAAAGAAAGGTGTGAAAGGCCTGCCTATGCCGGGTGGCTTCATCATGCAAGGCGGTACCCAAAGCCTGGAAGACCTCATTAAAGGCACGCAGAAAGGCATTCTGGTGACGCGCTTGTGGTACATACGTGCCGTAGACCCACAGACCCTGCTCTACACCGGCCTCACCCGCGACGGAACCTTCTACATTGAGAACGGCAAGATTAAGCACCCGGTCAAGAACTTCCGCTTCAATGAGAGCCCGGTAATTATGCTCAATAACTTGGAAGCCTTGGGCAAACCGCAAAGAATTGGCGGTAACCTGGTGCCTCCAATGAAAATCAGAGACTTTACCTTCACCAGCTTGTCAGACGCGGTGTAGAGATCTTACTTTCATTATCAAAAATGCCGCAGGCCTTTCTATTAGTCTGCGGCATTTTTATTTATCTTTCTAGCTTACTCCTCCTTACATGAAAAAAACTTTACCCTTTCTTTATTTCTTCTTTTTAGTCGTTTCCTTCAAGGGAGTTAGCCAACAAATAGACCCTAACTTTAACCCTAAGTTTGAAGCAGAAGCAGACGTTAATAGTATTACAAGACTAAGTGATGGTAACCTATTGGCAGGAGGCATAATTCATACCACTGGTGATAAAGAAGTTTTTGGATTGGTTAAAATAAACCAAGATGGCACCATAGACCCAACTTTTAAATCAGAAGCCATCACGTATAATATAACTACCATCACTACGGTAGAGCAACCCGATAAACGAATTCTTTTAGGAGGCTCCACCTCTTCCTTCAACAATCAAGGGAAGATAGGAATTAGTCGTTTATTGGCAGACGGCACACCAGATAATTCGTTTATAAGCCCCTTAGCAAGTGGGTATGTGGGTAGCATTCTTGTTCTACCCAATGGTAAAATTCTAATTGGGGGCAATTTTACTTTAAAAGACAATCCTACTCTTAGAAATATAGCTCGGCTACATGCCGACGGTGCTGTAGATGAGACGTTTTTGGTTTCTAGCGGAGCTAATGCAGTAGTAAAAGCCATTGAAAAATTACCAGATGGCAAATTTCTGGTAGCGGGTGACTTTACTTTGTTTAACGGCTCTGAGGTTTATAAAAAACTAATACGTTTGTTAGAAGATGGTTCTGTAGATCCTTCTTTCAGATGGGATAACCGCGTAGCAGATAACAATGGTATTACAGACGTTCTTTTACTGCCAGATGGTAAAATTGTTTTTGCCACAAAACCGAAACGCAGTGCCTCAGATACTGGATACTTAGGTATTGGATGTTTGAATACGGATGGGTCGATCTTTTCTGGTTTTACCAATACTTTTGGAGAGGGCCCTTCTGCTCAGTATTATAGCACTATCAATACACTAGCTCTGCAAAACAATAGAATCTTAGTAGGCGGCGCCATAACTAACATTGCCACCTATGTTGCTAAAAGCGTGATGCGGCTCCATTTAGACGGCACGCTAGATGTTGCTTTTTCCCCTTCCCCTAAAACCACATTTGGCGTGTGTAAAAGCATGGTTGTGCAACCAGACAACAGCATAATTATAGGTGGATCACTCAACAAGGTAGAAGAGGTATTGAACAAGGGTATCTCTAAATTAGACCCAGAAGGCAATGTTCAACAAAGTTTTGTGCCAGATGTAAAGACTCATATGCTGGTTGAACAGGTATATGTACAGAAAGACGGAAAGCTTATTGTAACAGGGCCCTTTAAGTTTGTGAACAACACTAGAGTCAACATGGCAGCACGGCTCAACCCAGATGGCTCTTTGGACCCCACGTTTACATTTGGTCACCTTATAGGCGGAAGTTACCCCATGGCCATGCAGGGAGATAAAATTATTTTGCTTTCCCCTACAGAAAGCAACTTGATGCGCATTAACTATAACGGTGAAGAAGATCCAACCTTTATTAAAACACCATCTATTAGTGCTCAATACTTAGCAGTGGGCCCAGATGGCAAGATTGCAGTAGCCGGGTATATCAATGGTAAAAGGTTTGCCAGACTACATGCAAACGGCACCATAGATGAAAATTTCAATGCCGCCTCCAATGTTACGTTCTCAGCTCAAACTATAGCATTGCAAGCAGACGGCAAAATATTGGCAGGTAGATGGGCTTCTGGAAACTTTGTGCAAAACCCTAATGATTTTGTGATGCGGTTTAATGCAGACGGAAGCCTAGATGAATCTTTTTCTATTGGAGCTGGGCCTGCTGGAAAAAACCCAAATGCTGTTTTAATTAATAGTATAGTTCCAGACCCAAATGGGAACATGCTGGTGGCTGGCCAATTTGATTCTTTTGATGGTCATGATGTGTCTACTACTGGTGCTCTCGTTCTGCTAAACCCTACTGGCAAATATTTATCATCTGTTGCCTTACCAGGAATTGACTTAGGCTATGTATATGACCTTAAAAAGGAAACAGCTACAAGTTACATTGTAGCCTCTTCTCTTGTTTCTTATGGGGCCATAACAGCCAGTGGGTTAGTAAGAATAATTTCTAATAATGTTCTAGCAGCCCCAGAGGAATATTCTCCACTAGCAACTACTTCCCGTGCCTACCCCAATCCGTTCAAAGAATCTGTGAATTTTGAGAACAGAGGGGAACAAGCCAGAAACGTTACTA contains the following coding sequences:
- a CDS encoding TldD/PmbA family protein, which encodes MKRREFIGLTAMGVGGLMFANIPTFGHEIDPARALETVDVALKKRLADVALNAAKAKGATYTDVRIGRYLSQNMFTREKQVQGISTTESYGVGVRVIANGTWGFAATSDVTDKGIAKAAEQAVAIAKANSKLQKEPVVLAPQQGFGEVSWKTPIKQNAFAVPVSEKADLLLAANAAALAGGANFVNSALFQINEQKYFASTDGSYIDQDIHRIWPNFTVTAVDKASGKFKTRDALSAPMGMGYEYLTVKAPTMKGPEGTGLIGYDKYYDIVADAGLAAKQAREKLTAKSVLAGKYDLVLDPNHLGLTIHESVGHPLELDRVLGYEANYAGTSFATLDKWKTKNFPYGSKLVNIFADKVQEGSLGAVGYDDEGVKTKRWDLIKDGTLVNYQATRDQAHIIGEKESHGCSYADNWSSVQFQRMPNVSLAPGKNKLSVDEMIKDVKRGIYIAGRGSYSIDQQRYNFQFGGQLFYEIKDGKIVGPLEDVAYQSNTQEFWNSCAAICDQSDYRMFGSFFDGKGQPSQVSAVSHGSAHTRFNGVNVINTGRKI
- a CDS encoding T9SS type A sorting domain-containing protein, yielding MKKTLPFLYFFFLVVSFKGVSQQIDPNFNPKFEAEADVNSITRLSDGNLLAGGIIHTTGDKEVFGLVKINQDGTIDPTFKSEAITYNITTITTVEQPDKRILLGGSTSSFNNQGKIGISRLLADGTPDNSFISPLASGYVGSILVLPNGKILIGGNFTLKDNPTLRNIARLHADGAVDETFLVSSGANAVVKAIEKLPDGKFLVAGDFTLFNGSEVYKKLIRLLEDGSVDPSFRWDNRVADNNGITDVLLLPDGKIVFATKPKRSASDTGYLGIGCLNTDGSIFSGFTNTFGEGPSAQYYSTINTLALQNNRILVGGAITNIATYVAKSVMRLHLDGTLDVAFSPSPKTTFGVCKSMVVQPDNSIIIGGSLNKVEEVLNKGISKLDPEGNVQQSFVPDVKTHMLVEQVYVQKDGKLIVTGPFKFVNNTRVNMAARLNPDGSLDPTFTFGHLIGGSYPMAMQGDKIILLSPTESNLMRINYNGEEDPTFIKTPSISAQYLAVGPDGKIAVAGYINGKRFARLHANGTIDENFNAASNVTFSAQTIALQADGKILAGRWASGNFVQNPNDFVMRFNADGSLDESFSIGAGPAGKNPNAVLINSIVPDPNGNMLVAGQFDSFDGHDVSTTGALVLLNPTGKYLSSVALPGIDLGYVYDLKKETATSYIVASSLVSYGAITASGLVRIISNNVLAAPEEYSPLATTSRAYPNPFKESVNFENRGEQARNVTIRVVSLTGKELYKNSISRASASTKQSIPLGYLPDGVYILEIDAGGKKETQRIVKLNQ
- a CDS encoding TldD/PmbA family protein, which produces MAILSKDQAEALLKKALSYSKADECEVNLSGYKGGNIRYARSTVSTSGEEENMSLAVEARFGKRSGVATINEFDDASLEKVVRRAEEVARIAPESPEYVPMLGPQTYLPSNAWFKSTADINPEYRAEAARKSMALADSKKLTSAGFWEDRSGFNAKMNSKGLFAYNQSSDVDFSVTMRTEDGTGSGYVTRDVSDVSKLDTAAASAIAAQKAIGSMNAKAIEPGKYTVILEPTAAVDLLQNMFGSMDARSAEEGRSFLSKTGGATKLGEKMFDARVTITSDPTNPEIPTSTWAGDGRPHEKVTWIDKGVIKQMPYSRFWAQKKGVKGLPMPGGFIMQGGTQSLEDLIKGTQKGILVTRLWYIRAVDPQTLLYTGLTRDGTFYIENGKIKHPVKNFRFNESPVIMLNNLEALGKPQRIGGNLVPPMKIRDFTFTSLSDAV
- a CDS encoding S8/S53 family peptidase; amino-acid sequence: MKKILSIVLFCFLAVSQAFSQAYVDPKLKAALSNSLTPVQVVVTFKGEGAPTLLDVSALSQVGILKGLTLRALPIAGIVATASQVERLATNPRILSLYLNESMKHENDNATSVSGVVKVRNEMAFTTKNGGLPVTGNGIGVLVNDSGVDGTHPDLQLGKNLKQNVTAIANLNSVNGILPYTPIENVPNSDATGGHGTHVAGIVGGTGQASSGKYTGVAPGAHLVGYGSGAALLMLDVLSGFDYALINQSIYNIRVITNSWGATGDTGTDVNPADPINLAAKRCVDRNIVVVFSAGNSGPSSSTITGNYKKAPWVICVANGEKSGRLTASSSRGVQGKGGSFTFEGKSYTWEDRPTVTAPGVDIVSTRVVAPVSSLSIDKDATTLEPTHVPFYTHMTGTSMAAPHVAGIVALLLDANPALTAAQVKEILQQTATNIPNRQPWEVGAGYVNAYAAVDKTFRPTAPYGSSLNLTRVFNSNVNASNEAENFTINYNPATAATNVYRFNVASGTTGMEAKIKATGLAGETGNPVRLTLISPSGVRTSAGIPVTFSLSYDRGVSVANPEAGTWTAEISGLNGVGFPETINGVVNKMTSAGISGLSDIAGHPAEASIKMAVSARLADGLAGGVYRPDELLKRIDLADYLMMGEGVRQFLPVDGSFTLTDVKERNLLAESIVAKAGALRDRDQIYNGIMLPVAPGKFSPSGKVSRAEIAYSLVQALGLQKFALERNGQTPTVIVDGKVYPIEDAATIPAGLEGYVSVALEMNLINAYYAVTQGPYDLQPTLHATFKPLQDVTRGDFAVIITRTHALWNAATQPVAATSTSSAIAKNERVYSYPNPFSAKTTLTYAVAQDGPVTVAVYDVLGNKVQSLVAETKKSGNYTINFDGSSLPAGTYIYRIEADNKVTTSRVVLAK